From the genome of Psychroserpens ponticola, one region includes:
- a CDS encoding M48 family metallopeptidase, giving the protein MKYKNSIVAVGTLIMFLSCATNPLTGKKTLAFVSNNEIFPSAFAQYDQFLSENKVVNGTSDSEMIQRVGQRIAVAAERWLNANGHEGYLKDYKWEYNLVNDNTVNAWCMPGGKIVFYTGILPIAQNETGVAAIMGHEVAHALANHGQQRMSAAYIQQGLAVAGNIAIKDEQTRGIFNQSYGVGSNVLGMLPFSRSHESQSDEFGLTLMAIAGYNPDEAAELWKRMKANSGGEGPPEFLSTHPSNDTRISNLQGWAPKSKAEAKKFGVTSFRPLGEF; this is encoded by the coding sequence ATGAAATATAAAAATAGCATCGTAGCAGTTGGAACGTTAATAATGTTCTTGTCTTGTGCTACAAATCCTCTAACTGGAAAAAAAACATTGGCATTTGTCTCAAATAATGAAATATTTCCTTCTGCATTTGCTCAATATGATCAGTTTTTATCTGAAAATAAAGTCGTAAATGGCACATCAGATTCTGAAATGATTCAACGTGTCGGACAACGAATTGCAGTTGCTGCAGAGCGTTGGTTAAATGCAAATGGTCATGAAGGGTATTTAAAAGATTATAAATGGGAATACAACTTAGTAAACGATAATACTGTAAATGCATGGTGTATGCCAGGAGGAAAGATTGTATTCTATACGGGAATTTTACCTATTGCACAAAACGAAACAGGTGTTGCAGCTATTATGGGTCATGAAGTTGCTCATGCACTTGCAAATCATGGACAACAACGTATGAGTGCCGCTTACATTCAACAAGGACTTGCTGTAGCTGGAAACATAGCTATTAAGGATGAACAAACTAGAGGTATATTTAACCAATCTTATGGTGTAGGGTCTAATGTATTAGGAATGTTACCTTTTAGTAGAAGCCATGAATCACAATCTGATGAGTTCGGATTAACTTTAATGGCTATTGCTGGTTACAATCCTGATGAAGCTGCCGAATTATGGAAACGTATGAAAGCGAATAGTGGAGGAGAAGGACCACCAGAGTTTTTAAGTACGCATCCATCTAACGATACACGTATTTCAAACTTGCAAGGTTGGGCTCCTAAATCTAAAGCTGAAGCTAAAAAGTTTGGAGTTACTTCTTTTAGACCATTAGGTGAATTTTAA
- a CDS encoding MFS transporter, with amino-acid sequence MEHLQKGSKKLLNAWAFYDWANSVYTLTIASSIFPIFYSALFISQSEKTVEAFGMLFKSTALITYVTAFTFLVVAFTSPVLSGIADYVGNKKNFMKFFCYVGGFGCIGLYWFNIENIHLSLLFYFMGLIGYWGSLVFYNSYLPDIAFPEQQDSISAKGFSMGYIGSVILLVINLAMVMYPDVFFISDTISENGEIIETAAQVGMRYSFVMVGLWWILFSQYTFYVLPKGASQGHKVTRAVIFNGIKELKLVWLQLKQNLRLKRYLVAFFVFSMAVQTIMLVAVYFGEEEISWADEDAKTLGLIVSILVIQLVAIIGAYLTSFASSKFGNIQTLIVVNFIWMALCVYAYFMQTPFQFYIAASLVGLVMGGIQALARSTYSKFLPNTEDTTSYFSFFDVAEKIGIVIGMVIFATIDQITGSMRNAILFLFIFFLVGIFLLFRVPKENLKPN; translated from the coding sequence ATGGAACATTTACAAAAAGGCAGTAAAAAACTGCTAAACGCTTGGGCATTTTACGACTGGGCAAATTCGGTTTATACATTAACGATTGCATCTTCAATTTTTCCAATATTTTATTCAGCTTTATTTATTTCTCAATCAGAAAAAACAGTTGAAGCTTTTGGAATGCTTTTTAAAAGTACTGCTTTAATAACTTATGTTACAGCTTTTACCTTTTTAGTAGTTGCTTTTACATCTCCAGTTTTGTCTGGAATTGCCGATTATGTTGGAAACAAAAAGAACTTCATGAAGTTCTTCTGTTATGTTGGTGGATTTGGTTGTATTGGATTGTACTGGTTTAATATTGAAAACATTCATTTGAGTTTGTTATTTTATTTCATGGGATTAATTGGGTATTGGGGAAGTTTGGTATTCTATAATTCATATTTACCAGATATAGCATTTCCAGAGCAACAAGATAGTATCAGTGCTAAAGGGTTTAGTATGGGTTATATTGGAAGTGTGATTTTATTAGTGATTAATCTCGCAATGGTCATGTATCCAGACGTTTTTTTTATTTCTGATACTATATCTGAAAATGGTGAGATTATTGAAACTGCTGCACAAGTAGGTATGCGATATTCTTTCGTAATGGTAGGTTTGTGGTGGATTCTTTTTAGTCAATATACATTTTATGTACTTCCTAAAGGAGCTTCTCAAGGTCATAAAGTTACTAGAGCTGTAATATTTAATGGAATTAAAGAACTGAAATTAGTTTGGCTTCAGTTAAAGCAAAATTTAAGACTGAAACGCTATTTAGTGGCGTTTTTTGTATTCAGTATGGCTGTACAAACCATTATGTTAGTGGCCGTTTATTTTGGCGAAGAAGAGATTTCTTGGGCAGATGAGGATGCTAAAACTTTAGGTTTGATAGTTAGTATTTTAGTAATTCAATTGGTGGCTATAATTGGAGCTTATTTAACCTCATTCGCATCTTCAAAGTTTGGAAACATACAAACACTTATTGTAGTCAATTTTATTTGGATGGCATTATGTGTGTATGCCTATTTTATGCAAACACCTTTTCAATTTTATATTGCTGCATCATTAGTAGGATTGGTAATGGGTGGAATTCAAGCCTTGGCACGATCAACGTATTCCAAATTTTTACCAAATACAGAAGATACAACTTCGTATTTTAGTTTTTTCGATGTCGCCGAAAAAATAGGAATCGTAATAGGAATGGTAATTTTTGCAACAATAGATCAAATAACTGGAAGTATGCGTAATGCGATTTTGTTTTTATTTATCTTTTTTCTAGTTGGAATTTTTCTGCTCTTTAGAGTTCCAAAAGAAAATCTTAAACCAAATTAA
- a CDS encoding lipocalin family protein → MKKISFLFSMFILLTAFTCEDEPLDGDFLTENNASCELATQNTQNAAIAFLSVTAENYSQLCTTYRNALEAQIQFCGDPDGILQTQIESLGFCGDTNPDPCDIAMTLTSVAETAYNEDTSDTTLCNDYRVALENEIAICGDSDGSLQLIIDELGDCTNNQTNEDIVGTWLLTAWIGEEPIDLNNDGTESVNFLDEMNCYENETIVFNADNTAVAMSTSYASFIFEIEVGTTNEYDYVIECEFENENTNSTWTQNGNIITVDDGTTVYDATINGDQLSVFVPEGFVAFSSDFTATTIQDLTFIYTKQ, encoded by the coding sequence ATGAAAAAAATATCTTTCCTGTTTTCTATGTTCATTTTGCTAACAGCTTTTACTTGTGAAGATGAACCTTTAGATGGAGACTTTTTAACAGAAAACAATGCATCTTGCGAACTTGCTACTCAAAATACTCAAAATGCAGCCATAGCTTTTTTAAGTGTTACTGCAGAGAATTATTCTCAATTATGTACTACTTATAGAAATGCATTAGAGGCTCAAATACAATTTTGTGGAGATCCAGATGGAATTTTACAAACTCAAATTGAAAGTTTAGGTTTTTGCGGAGATACTAATCCTGATCCATGTGATATTGCAATGACATTAACTTCTGTTGCTGAAACAGCATATAATGAAGATACATCTGATACTACTTTATGTAATGATTATCGAGTAGCTTTAGAAAACGAAATTGCAATCTGTGGAGATTCTGATGGAAGTCTTCAATTAATCATTGATGAATTAGGAGATTGTACTAATAATCAAACCAACGAAGACATAGTAGGAACATGGCTTTTGACTGCATGGATTGGTGAAGAACCAATTGATTTAAATAATGATGGAACAGAAAGTGTCAATTTCTTAGATGAAATGAATTGTTATGAAAATGAAACAATTGTATTTAATGCAGATAATACTGCTGTTGCAATGAGTACATCATATGCTTCTTTTATTTTCGAAATTGAAGTAGGAACTACTAATGAATATGATTATGTTATTGAATGTGAATTTGAAAATGAAAACACAAACAGTACTTGGACACAAAACGGAAATATAATTACCGTTGATGATGGTACTACAGTTTATGATGCTACAATAAATGGAGATCAATTATCTGTTTTTGTGCCTGAAGGTTTTGTCGCATTTAGTTCAGATTTCACAGCAACGACGATACAGGATTTAACTTTTATATATACTAAACAATAA